A DNA window from Maribellus comscasis contains the following coding sequences:
- a CDS encoding sigma-70 family RNA polymerase sigma factor, whose translation MRQLKITKSITNRESASLDKYLQEIGKEELITVEEEVELAQRIKKGDQAALEKLTRANLRFVVSVAKQYQNQGLSLPDLINEGNLGLIKAAEKFDETRGFKFISYAVWWIRQSILQALAEQSRIVRLPLNQVGSLNKINKAFSKFEQEHERKPSPEELADSLELPADKVADTLRVSGRHVSVDAPFVDGEDNSLLDVLVNNDSPNADKSLIMESLAREIHRALATLTERESDIIRLFFGIGCQEMTLEEIGERFGLTRERVRQIKEKAIRRLRHTSRSKLLKSYLG comes from the coding sequence ATGAGACAGCTAAAGATCACAAAGTCAATTACTAATCGGGAGAGTGCCTCTTTAGACAAGTATCTTCAGGAGATAGGAAAAGAAGAGCTTATTACTGTAGAAGAAGAAGTCGAATTAGCACAAAGGATTAAAAAAGGAGATCAGGCTGCTTTAGAAAAATTGACCAGAGCCAATTTACGATTCGTAGTATCGGTTGCCAAGCAATACCAAAACCAAGGTTTAAGCTTGCCCGACTTAATTAATGAAGGTAATCTGGGATTAATCAAAGCAGCAGAAAAATTCGATGAAACCCGCGGTTTTAAGTTTATTTCCTATGCAGTATGGTGGATACGTCAGTCCATTCTTCAAGCGCTTGCTGAACAGTCGAGAATTGTTCGTTTACCATTGAACCAGGTAGGTTCGTTAAATAAGATTAACAAAGCATTCTCAAAATTTGAGCAAGAACACGAACGCAAGCCTTCACCTGAGGAATTAGCTGATTCACTTGAACTCCCTGCCGATAAAGTAGCAGATACATTAAGAGTTTCCGGAAGACATGTTTCTGTGGATGCTCCTTTTGTGGACGGAGAAGACAACAGTCTGCTTGACGTGCTGGTGAACAACGACTCACCAAACGCCGATAAAAGCCTGATTATGGAATCGCTTGCAAGAGAGATTCACCGTGCTTTAGCTACATTAACCGAAAGGGAAAGTGACATTATCCGATTATTCTTTGGCATCGGTTGCCAGGAAATGACTTTGGAAGAAATTGGGGAACGATTTGGCCTGACTCGTGAAAGAGTTCGTCAAATCAAAGAAAAAGCGATCAGGCGGTTACGCCATACATCGCGAAGCAAATTATTGAAATCATATCTTGGTTAA
- the gyrB gene encoding DNA topoisomerase (ATP-hydrolyzing) subunit B encodes MSELEKNGLTNGGNGNYSADSIQVLEGLEAVRKRPSMYIGDTNEKGLHHLVYEVVDNSIDEALAGYCDKIEVIIHEDNSITVKDNGRGIPTEKHTKENKSALEVVMTVLHAGGKFDKDSYKVSGGLHGVGVSCVNALSTHLKAEIHRDGKIWVQEYSIGKPKYEAKIIGDTDITGTIVTFKPDESIFQITTYKYEILAARLRELAFLNAGIKLDIIDERQQDENGDPKTDNYFSEDGLKEFVQYLDDTRVPLTPEVIHITTEKNNIPVEIALQYNTSFSENIHSYVNNINTIEGGTHLTGFRRGLTRTLKNYADHSGMLTKLKFDISGDDFREGLTAVISVKVAEPQFEGQTKTKLGNSEVSLSVDQAVSEALSFYLEENPKSAKTIVNKVILAAQARHAARKAREMVQRKNALSGGGLPGKLSDCSEKDPAKCEVFLVEGDSAGGTAKQGRDRKTQAILPLRGKILNVEKAMQHKIFENEEIKNIFTALGVNIGTEEDSKALNMEKLRYHKIVIMTDADVDGSHIATLIMTFFFRYMQDLIKKGYLYIAAPPLFLVKKGKREAYAWSEKQRLEIINDWVDGNESAVHTQRYKGLGEMNAEQLWSTTMNPESRMLQQVTIENAAEADHIFSMLMGDDVPPRRKFIEDHATYANIDA; translated from the coding sequence ATGAGTGAATTAGAAAAAAACGGCCTTACAAACGGAGGGAATGGAAATTATTCTGCAGACAGTATTCAGGTACTGGAAGGCCTTGAAGCGGTAAGAAAAAGACCGTCGATGTACATTGGCGATACCAACGAAAAGGGATTACACCACTTGGTTTACGAAGTTGTAGATAATTCAATTGATGAAGCTCTTGCCGGCTATTGCGATAAAATAGAAGTTATCATTCATGAAGACAATTCAATTACTGTAAAAGATAACGGGAGGGGAATTCCCACTGAAAAACACACAAAAGAAAATAAATCGGCACTGGAAGTTGTAATGACAGTATTGCATGCCGGTGGAAAGTTTGATAAAGATTCATACAAAGTTTCAGGAGGTTTGCATGGTGTTGGTGTTTCCTGTGTAAATGCACTTTCAACACATTTAAAAGCAGAAATTCACCGCGACGGCAAAATCTGGGTTCAGGAATATTCAATCGGCAAACCAAAGTATGAAGCAAAAATAATAGGTGACACCGATATTACCGGAACAATTGTAACTTTCAAACCCGATGAATCAATATTCCAAATAACAACATACAAATACGAAATTCTTGCTGCCAGGTTAAGAGAGCTTGCTTTTCTGAATGCGGGAATTAAGCTTGACATTATTGACGAAAGACAGCAGGACGAAAACGGAGATCCAAAGACGGATAATTATTTTTCAGAAGATGGATTGAAGGAATTTGTCCAGTATCTCGATGATACCAGAGTACCGCTCACTCCTGAGGTAATCCATATCACTACAGAAAAAAACAATATTCCTGTTGAAATTGCATTGCAATACAATACTTCCTTTTCGGAAAATATTCATTCTTATGTGAATAATATTAATACCATTGAAGGAGGTACGCATTTAACCGGTTTTCGCCGTGGTTTAACAAGAACCCTGAAAAACTATGCTGATCATTCAGGAATGCTTACCAAATTAAAATTTGATATCAGTGGCGATGATTTTAGAGAAGGCCTGACTGCCGTTATTTCAGTAAAAGTTGCCGAACCTCAGTTTGAAGGACAAACAAAAACAAAGCTGGGGAACTCAGAAGTCAGTTTATCTGTAGACCAGGCGGTTAGCGAAGCATTATCATTTTACCTGGAGGAAAATCCAAAATCGGCCAAAACCATTGTCAACAAAGTAATTCTGGCTGCTCAGGCCAGACATGCCGCAAGAAAAGCCCGTGAAATGGTGCAGCGAAAAAATGCATTATCGGGTGGTGGCTTGCCGGGAAAACTAAGTGACTGTTCCGAAAAGGACCCGGCAAAATGTGAAGTCTTTCTTGTTGAGGGAGACTCTGCAGGAGGTACTGCCAAACAAGGCCGCGACCGCAAAACACAGGCTATTCTTCCTCTTAGGGGTAAAATCCTGAATGTTGAAAAAGCAATGCAGCACAAAATATTTGAAAACGAAGAGATTAAAAATATTTTTACCGCATTGGGGGTGAATATCGGAACAGAAGAAGATTCCAAGGCATTAAATATGGAAAAACTCCGTTATCATAAAATTGTGATTATGACCGATGCCGATGTGGATGGCAGCCACATTGCAACATTAATAATGACTTTTTTCTTCCGCTATATGCAGGATTTAATTAAAAAAGGATATTTATACATCGCAGCTCCTCCGCTTTTCCTTGTAAAAAAAGGAAAAAGAGAAGCTTATGCATGGTCAGAAAAACAACGCCTGGAAATAATTAATGACTGGGTTGATGGTAACGAAAGTGCAGTTCATACGCAACGTTACAAAGGTTTGGGTGAAATGAACGCCGAGCAGCTTTGGTCGACTACCATGAATCCGGAATCGCGTATGTTGCAGCAGGTAACCATTGAAAATGCGGCTGAGGCAGATCATATTTTCTCAATGTTAATGGGTGATGATGTTCCGCCCCGCCGTAAGTTTATAGAGGATCATGCTACTTATGCAAATATTGATGCTTAA
- a CDS encoding Do family serine endopeptidase has translation MKKLSRYSVTLLLVVAGAFIAVWTYSKFFDKQEVVTIKEEQPLKYAALPGESGAVLPDLTYAAENSIHSVVHIATQSVRGGGWSSGNPFLDDFFGLRRNQQPQIARGFGSGVILSEDGFIVTNNHVIEEAQKIKVILNDKREFDARLVGTDPSTDIALLKVDADDLPYLTYGESDDLRLGEWVLAVGNPFNLTSTVTAGIVSARARNLGINTDQMAIESFIQTDAAVNPGNSGGALVNQQGKLVGINTAIASRTGSYSGYSFAVPVSIVKKVVADLKEFGEVQRALLGVNIGDVNAEIAEELNLDNVDGVYVAGVTENGAAREAGIKEEDVIVSVQGDKVRSSAELQEKISQFRPGDDVKIVVLRDGERKQFTVTLRNKHGDTQIVRDRSSYLGADFEEVSNNEKNNLDIKYGIKIKNLNKGKLRDAGLKEGFIITNVNKKPIYEVNDLKREIGNARGGILVEGIYPNGELAYFVFGTD, from the coding sequence ATGAAAAAATTAAGTAGATATTCAGTTACACTATTATTGGTAGTTGCAGGAGCTTTCATCGCCGTTTGGACTTACAGCAAATTCTTCGACAAACAGGAAGTAGTAACAATAAAAGAGGAACAACCATTAAAATATGCGGCTCTTCCTGGTGAAAGCGGCGCAGTATTACCAGATTTAACGTATGCTGCTGAGAATTCAATACATTCAGTGGTGCATATTGCCACACAATCGGTTCGAGGCGGAGGCTGGTCGAGTGGAAATCCGTTTCTGGATGACTTTTTTGGGTTAAGAAGAAATCAACAACCACAAATAGCCCGGGGATTTGGGTCAGGTGTTATCCTGTCCGAAGATGGTTTTATTGTAACCAACAACCATGTAATTGAGGAAGCACAGAAAATTAAAGTGATTTTAAACGACAAAAGAGAGTTTGATGCCCGTTTGGTAGGCACAGACCCTTCCACCGATATTGCACTTTTAAAAGTAGATGCCGATGACTTACCATACTTAACTTATGGTGAATCCGATGATCTAAGACTGGGGGAATGGGTTTTGGCAGTTGGCAACCCGTTTAATCTTACCTCAACAGTTACAGCAGGTATTGTTAGCGCACGCGCCCGAAATCTTGGAATCAATACCGATCAAATGGCAATAGAATCATTCATTCAGACCGATGCTGCAGTGAACCCGGGCAACAGCGGTGGTGCACTCGTTAATCAGCAAGGCAAACTGGTAGGAATAAATACTGCCATTGCTTCAAGAACGGGTTCATATTCAGGTTACTCATTTGCAGTTCCTGTTTCAATTGTTAAAAAAGTGGTCGCTGACCTGAAAGAATTTGGTGAAGTTCAACGGGCGCTGCTTGGAGTTAACATTGGAGATGTGAATGCCGAAATAGCAGAGGAATTAAACCTTGACAATGTTGACGGAGTCTATGTTGCAGGTGTTACAGAAAATGGTGCTGCCAGAGAAGCGGGGATAAAAGAAGAAGATGTAATCGTAAGTGTCCAGGGCGATAAAGTTAGGTCATCTGCGGAGTTACAGGAAAAGATAAGTCAGTTCCGTCCGGGTGATGATGTAAAAATTGTTGTACTTCGGGACGGAGAAAGGAAACAATTTACCGTAACACTACGTAATAAACACGGTGACACACAAATTGTAAGAGACAGATCATCATATTTGGGCGCTGACTTTGAAGAAGTTAGCAACAATGAGAAAAATAATTTGGATATCAAATACGGTATCAAAATCAAAAATCTCAACAAAGGAAAATTACGAGATGCTGGCCTCAAAGAAGGATTTATTATCACAAACGTGAACAAAAAGCCCATTTATGAGGTCAATGATTTAAAAAGAGAGATTGGAAATGCGAGAGGAGGAATTTTAGTTGAAGGTATTTATCCAAACGGAGAATTAGCATATTTCGTTTTTGGAACGGATTAA
- a CDS encoding TIGR00730 family Rossman fold protein — protein sequence MNICVFSSSSNAISDVYFQEAEKLGKLIGEGGHTLINGGANVGLMEATTIAAKKAGAKTVGIIPERLNGYSLTSDNAHEVIVTADMQERKAKMREISDAFVAMPGGFGTLEEILEVITLRQLSYHTKPIVFLNTNNFYKYLIKQFETSYSEMFAREINRKSFYVAKTAEEVIDYLINYIPVELDRKWFVVPKKEV from the coding sequence ATGAATATTTGCGTATTTTCTTCATCCAGCAACGCTATTTCTGACGTTTATTTCCAGGAAGCGGAAAAATTGGGAAAGCTCATCGGAGAAGGCGGACACACCTTAATAAACGGGGGAGCCAATGTAGGTTTGATGGAAGCTACAACAATAGCTGCCAAAAAAGCAGGAGCAAAAACAGTGGGGATTATCCCGGAACGTTTAAATGGTTATTCGCTTACTTCAGATAACGCTCACGAAGTAATTGTAACAGCTGACATGCAGGAGCGAAAGGCAAAAATGCGTGAAATATCTGACGCCTTTGTAGCAATGCCGGGAGGCTTTGGAACTTTAGAAGAAATATTGGAAGTTATAACCTTACGACAGTTGTCGTATCATACAAAACCTATTGTTTTTTTAAATACAAACAATTTTTACAAATATCTGATCAAACAATTTGAGACATCATACTCAGAAATGTTTGCCAGAGAAATCAACAGAAAATCGTTCTATGTTGCAAAAACGGCAGAAGAAGTGATAGATTATTTGATTAACTATATTCCGGTTGAACTGGATAGAAAATGGTTTGTTGTACCTAAAAAGGAAGTTTAA